From Cronobacter turicensis z3032, the proteins below share one genomic window:
- the ahpF gene encoding Alkyl hydroperoxide reductase subunit F has translation MLDTNMKTQLKAYLERLTKPVELVATLDDSAKSAEIKELLLEIAELSDKVSFREDNTLAARKPSFLITNPGSDQGPRFAGSPLGHEFTSLVLALLWTGGHPSKEAQALLEQIRDLDGDFEFETYYSLSCHNCPDVVQALNLMAVLNPRIKHTAIDGAVFQNEITDRNIMGVPAVFMNGVEFGSGRMTLAEIVAKVDTGAEKRAAEELNQRDAYDVLIVGSGPAGAAAAIYSARKGIRTGLMGERFGGQVLDTVDIENYISVPKTEGQKLAGALKSHVDDYDVDVIDTQSATKLIPAASEGGLHQIETASGAVLKARSVIVATGAKWRNMGVPGEDQYRTKGVTYCPHCDGPLFKGKRVAVIGGGNSGVEAAIDLAGIVEHVTLLEFAPEMKADQVLQDKLRSLKNVDIILSAMTTEVKGDGTKLTGLDYQDRVTGAVKHLEVAGIFVQIGLLPNTTWLEGAIERNRMGEIIIDAKCETSVKGVFAAGDCTTVPYKQIIIATGEGAKASLSAFDYLIRTKTA, from the coding sequence ATGCTCGACACAAACATGAAAACCCAGCTCAAGGCCTATCTTGAGCGTCTGACAAAACCTGTTGAGTTAGTGGCCACGCTGGATGACAGCGCGAAATCGGCAGAGATCAAAGAGTTGCTGCTGGAAATCGCCGAGCTGTCTGACAAAGTCTCTTTCCGTGAAGACAACACGCTGGCGGCGCGCAAACCTTCATTTTTGATTACCAACCCGGGTTCTGACCAGGGGCCGCGCTTTGCGGGCTCTCCGCTGGGCCACGAATTTACGTCGCTGGTGCTGGCGCTGCTGTGGACCGGCGGTCATCCGTCGAAAGAAGCGCAGGCGCTGCTGGAGCAGATCCGCGATCTGGACGGCGATTTTGAGTTTGAGACTTACTATTCGCTCTCCTGCCACAACTGCCCGGACGTGGTGCAGGCGCTGAACCTGATGGCGGTGTTGAACCCGCGTATTAAACATACGGCAATTGATGGGGCGGTGTTCCAGAATGAAATCACCGATCGCAACATCATGGGCGTGCCGGCCGTGTTCATGAACGGCGTGGAATTTGGCTCGGGTCGTATGACGCTTGCGGAAATCGTCGCGAAAGTGGACACCGGCGCTGAAAAACGCGCGGCGGAAGAGCTGAATCAGCGCGACGCTTACGACGTGCTGATTGTCGGCTCCGGCCCGGCGGGCGCGGCGGCGGCGATTTACTCCGCCCGTAAAGGCATCCGTACCGGCCTGATGGGCGAGCGTTTCGGCGGCCAGGTGCTGGACACCGTTGATATTGAAAACTACATCTCTGTGCCGAAAACCGAAGGCCAGAAACTGGCGGGCGCGCTGAAATCCCACGTGGATGATTACGACGTTGACGTTATCGACACCCAGAGCGCGACGAAGCTTATCCCGGCGGCAAGCGAAGGCGGCCTGCACCAGATTGAAACGGCGTCCGGCGCGGTGCTGAAAGCGCGCAGCGTGATCGTGGCGACCGGCGCGAAATGGCGCAACATGGGCGTGCCCGGTGAAGATCAGTATCGCACCAAAGGCGTGACCTACTGCCCGCACTGTGACGGCCCGCTGTTTAAAGGCAAACGCGTTGCGGTGATAGGCGGCGGTAACTCCGGCGTGGAAGCGGCCATCGACCTCGCGGGGATCGTTGAGCACGTGACGCTGCTGGAATTCGCGCCGGAGATGAAAGCCGACCAGGTATTGCAGGACAAACTGCGCAGCCTGAAAAACGTCGACATCATCCTGAGCGCGATGACCACCGAAGTGAAAGGCGACGGCACGAAGCTGACCGGCCTTGATTATCAGGATCGCGTGACGGGCGCTGTGAAGCATCTGGAAGTGGCGGGGATCTTTGTTCAGATTGGTCTGCTGCCGAACACGACCTGGCTTGAAGGCGCTATCGAGCGTAACCGCATGGGCGAAATCATCATCGACGCCAAATGCGAGACCAGCGTGAAGGGCGTGTTCGCCGCAGGCGACTGCACCACCGTGCCGTACAAACAGATTATTATCGCCACCGGCGAAGGCGCGAAAGCCTCCCTGAGCGCGTTTGATTATCTGATTCGCACCAAAACCGCATAA
- the uspG gene encoding Universal stress protein G yields MYNTILMPVDVFEMELSDKAIRHAEFLAQQEGIIHLLHVLPGSANLSLHRFAADIRRFEEHLEAEANQRLQTLKQHFTLPETRLRTHVRFGSVRDEVNAMAQELHADVVVIGSRDPSISTHLLGSNASSVVRHAHVPVFVVR; encoded by the coding sequence ATGTACAACACTATTCTGATGCCTGTAGACGTGTTCGAAATGGAACTGAGCGACAAGGCGATTCGCCACGCGGAGTTTCTGGCGCAGCAGGAGGGAATTATTCATCTGCTGCATGTGCTGCCGGGCTCGGCGAATCTGAGCCTGCACCGCTTCGCCGCCGATATCCGCCGTTTCGAAGAGCATTTAGAGGCCGAGGCGAATCAGCGCCTGCAAACTCTGAAGCAGCATTTTACCCTGCCGGAAACGCGCCTGCGCACGCATGTCCGCTTCGGCAGCGTGCGTGATGAAGTTAACGCGATGGCGCAAGAGTTACACGCCGACGTAGTGGTCATCGGCTCGCGCGATCCGTCCATCAGCACGCACCTGTTGGGCTCGAACGCGTCAAGCGTGGTGCGCCACGCCCATGTGCCGGTGTTTGTGGTGCGTTAA
- the ybdR gene encoding Uncharacterized zinc-type alcohol dehydrogenase-like protein ybdR, protein MKALTYHGPHNVKVENVPDPIIEAQDDIILRVTATAICGSDLHLYRGKIPQVHHGDIFGHEFMGEVVETGSAVKDIRKGDRVVIPFVIACGDCFFCKLQQYSACETTNKGTGAALNKKQIPAPAALFGYSHLYGGIPGGQAEYVRVPKGNVGPFKVPPLLSDDKALFLSDILPTAWQAVKNGQVQKGSQVAIYGAGPVGLLSAACARLMGAEQIFMVDHNDYRLAFAKERYGVIPINFDENDDPAAFIIENTPGNRGVDAVIDAVGFEAKGSLTETVLSNLKIEGSSGKALRQCIAAVRRGGVVSVPGVYAGFIHGFLFGDAFDKGISFKMGQTHVHAFLPELLPLIEQGLLTPEEIVTHYLPLEDAARGYKIFEKREEECRKVILVPGAATPEAARDKVTALMNAPLQP, encoded by the coding sequence ATGAAGGCGTTAACCTACCACGGACCGCATAACGTTAAGGTCGAAAATGTCCCGGACCCGATTATCGAGGCGCAGGACGATATTATTCTGCGCGTGACGGCGACCGCGATTTGCGGCTCCGATTTGCACCTCTATCGCGGCAAAATTCCGCAGGTTCATCACGGTGATATTTTCGGCCACGAATTTATGGGGGAAGTGGTGGAAACCGGCAGCGCGGTGAAGGATATCCGCAAGGGCGATCGCGTCGTGATCCCATTCGTTATCGCCTGTGGCGACTGTTTCTTCTGCAAGTTACAGCAATATTCCGCCTGTGAAACCACCAACAAAGGCACCGGCGCGGCGCTGAATAAAAAGCAGATCCCGGCCCCTGCGGCGCTGTTTGGCTACAGTCATCTCTATGGCGGCATTCCGGGCGGGCAGGCGGAGTATGTGCGCGTGCCGAAGGGCAACGTCGGGCCGTTTAAAGTGCCGCCGCTACTCTCTGATGATAAAGCGCTGTTTCTCTCCGATATCCTGCCGACGGCCTGGCAGGCCGTGAAAAATGGTCAGGTGCAGAAAGGCTCCCAGGTAGCGATTTACGGCGCGGGCCCGGTGGGGCTGCTCAGCGCCGCCTGCGCGCGGCTGATGGGCGCAGAACAGATCTTTATGGTCGACCACAACGATTATCGTCTCGCCTTCGCTAAAGAGCGTTACGGCGTTATCCCGATTAACTTCGATGAAAATGACGATCCGGCGGCGTTTATTATTGAAAACACGCCGGGTAACCGCGGCGTGGACGCCGTTATCGATGCGGTCGGTTTTGAGGCCAAAGGCAGCCTGACGGAAACCGTGCTGTCGAATCTCAAAATCGAAGGCAGTAGCGGCAAAGCGCTGCGCCAGTGCATCGCGGCGGTGCGTCGTGGCGGCGTGGTGAGCGTGCCGGGCGTCTATGCGGGCTTTATCCACGGCTTCCTGTTTGGCGATGCGTTCGATAAAGGCATCAGCTTTAAGATGGGCCAGACGCACGTGCATGCGTTCCTGCCAGAGCTGCTGCCGCTTATCGAGCAGGGGCTGCTGACGCCGGAAGAGATAGTCACGCACTATCTGCCGCTGGAAGATGCCGCGCGGGGCTACAAGATTTTCGAGAAGCGCGAAGAGGAGTGCCGTAAGGTAATTCTGGTGCCGGGCGCCGCGACGCCGGAGGCCGCGCGCGATAAGGTCACCGCGTTGATGAACGCGCCGCTACAGCCATAA
- the rnk gene encoding Regulator of nucleoside diphosphate kinase, with protein MSRPALIINELDAERLDSLLEQPAFARLPVADALNDELDRARMVSPQAMPEDVVTMNSRVKFRDLASGETYERLLVYPQNAGNSPEALSVMAPVGAALLGLRVGDAIRWPLPDGSETHIEVLELLYQPEAAGEYRR; from the coding sequence ATGTCCCGACCTGCCCTTATCATCAACGAACTCGATGCCGAACGTCTCGATAGCCTGCTGGAGCAGCCTGCGTTCGCGCGTCTGCCGGTGGCTGACGCGCTGAACGATGAACTGGATCGCGCCCGGATGGTTAGCCCGCAGGCGATGCCGGAAGATGTGGTGACGATGAACAGCCGGGTGAAATTCCGCGATCTGGCAAGCGGCGAAACCTACGAGCGCCTGCTGGTCTACCCGCAAAACGCGGGCAATAGCCCGGAAGCGCTGTCAGTCATGGCGCCGGTGGGCGCGGCGCTGCTGGGGCTGCGCGTGGGCGATGCCATCCGCTGGCCGCTGCCGGACGGCAGCGAAACGCATATCGAAGTGCTTGAGTTGCTCTACCAGCCGGAAGCGGCGGGCGAATATCGCCGTTAA